Below is a window of Perca fluviatilis chromosome 6, GENO_Pfluv_1.0, whole genome shotgun sequence DNA.
AATGGCTCTTCTGCCAAGAAAGAAAGACATTCCAGAGTCCCTGTTGAAAGAAAAGCTTTCACCAATGTTGAGCCATGATGGGGATCAGTGTTATGTGCACAAGGGCAGCAACTAAAGATAATCTTCTATCTTCTTAATACTATGTTATGAGATTAATTTATgcaaatcagaaaaaaaataatactttttttttgtgaagtcAGTGCTACATCTCAGGATCCTAGTTTAcccaaaaatatttgttttgattGAAACAGCCTGTCAGTAATCAGTATATCTATCACTAAAATATCACTTTTTGCCTTTCAAAAATTGTGATCAGTGAAACAGAAGCTAAAATATTGTAGTTATACTCTGAAGGCTTATAAACTAGATAAAGCCCATGAGGCAAAAGATTGATTCAgattcccttttttattttggagaAATATGGAGCCACAGTAAATGGAGGAAATTAattgcagttattttaatttatcTTCATTCAATGTTATACAGACACTTCCACAGAAAAATGTTACTGGAGGAATACTACTTTGGATTTTATTTGAACTTATGGAATAGAATCAATAAATGTGCCAAAGAGAGATTTTAGTACTTTATTGTTAATGAGTCAAGACCAATATCTTTTATGTTTGACCATTCAGACATTTTGCAGTaacaagaacacagacacacccttTCACAGTTTGGGCACATTGAAATTTCTCTTGATACAAAGGCAAGACAGAAATGAGCTTGACCATTTTTTAAAAGCATAACACAACCACAACTTTCTTTTCCATTAATACAATAGTCTCTGCATATtatcaaaacaataaaaaggaaacaataTACTTAGTGACCAAAGAAATGGAACCTTTATCCCTGCAGACgaccattcattcattttccgTTATGTAACATTTGAAGGGATGACTTTGAAAAGGTGTGATTATGGTTTAAGACTGCAAAGTGGGAGGCAGCTTTGTAAGAAGAATGTGGGAGACATTGGGCATTCAACTGCCAAGCACTGCGTCTTTTAATATCTGGAGGTCAAAACCTTGATGCCAAAGCTCAGCTCAACAGCTTATCAGTACAGTGCAGGTTCATACACTCATGGACATTATGTATCCCCAAAGGAAAGAGCAAAGGAATGAATGTAACCTTGCCACTTTCAGGGAAACTTGCTTATTTTGCATAAACATAAACGTAGTACAAGAATGGTTCTATGAGGTAAAAAGTGGTTCAAGATGCTAGACAGGTTTCTTTTTCTGTTAACTGAGTGGATGTagaacacagaaagacagaaggCAAGCATCCAGCTTTTCAGCTAGGTATActgaaaaaaggcagaaaataaCTCAAAGAATAGAAAAATTGTGTCAGAAATTGCTCAGTGGTCCTTAGTCACAATACAGACTGTATACTGTGTTGGTTGATAACTTCATAAGACAATATCGGAAATTATTCTGGCCATGGCTCTGTGTCGAAAGTCATCCCTTGGTCTCAaatttacatactatactgtgggaTAGTTTGCGATCAAAGTATACAAACTCATACTGCACAACTGGACACCACTACAGTATAAAATGGCATGTATAAACAGGCTTATTGTTACCCTTCTTCCCCTGGAAacacatttgtatttttcttataGACAAAATAATTACAGAAAATTGTTAAGAGCTACCctgtatttttgttgaaaatatatataataccaCGGTATACATTTTATGATGAGGCAGTGTTTTACAGACCTTTAAAAAGAACGAAAAGCAGCATGCCAGGATGAATTCAGCTATTTTAGTCATTATCGAAAATGTTTGCCCCATCAAcatttcttagcaaaaaaaaaaatacagtaatttACAATATTAGGGGGTTCATTttgcttttattatttatgaGTGTGTTGGTTGCTGTGTAGTCAAAAGAAATCTTTAAGAAGGATAATGgagggcgcctggttagctctccTGGTAGAGCGTGAgtcccatgtacagaggcttaGTCCTCGCTGCAGTGGCCGCGGGTTCGGTTCTGACTTGAGTCCCTTTGCTGCAAGTCataccccccctctctcccctttcatgcctaAACTGTTTTAtcaaataaaagcctaaaaaaaaaatgcaaaaacataatctaaaagtaaaaaaaaaaaaagataatggaaatATTTATAGTTAGTCATCCTCAGAATAGCTTCTAGCTCTTCATAAATGCTTGATTTATGAATAGTCTCCCTACTAGCTTGTCAAAGAGGATTTGGCTTCTGGTGGTCTTGGTTTATTGTATTCTGCTTTCAAATATCCCAAGTGAATCATTCATTGACATTTACATGAACTTCGATTATCACAGTATTGACCTTACTTTGatcaaaacatttttctatttttttaactaCATCAAACATTCCAGCTTACTTAAATGTTAATCATGGCTCACCTGATACTATGATAAAAAATACTCATTACTGATTAGTTGTGTGTAATCATGTTGTGTGTCAAGATACTGTTTCACGGTTAGACCGCTGGTCTAACATGGCAAACAGATATCCAACCACAATTTGAAAACAGCCTACCTTTTTTTTGGGTCAGTAGGCGATTCATTATTTTTAACTGGGAGACAGACAGTGTAAGAGTGTTCTTAATCTCTACCATTTCTGTTGTTTACATATGCATAATATAATCTAATTGTGCACTGATTATATCATAGCCCCTACAATTCATTGCAAAGCCAGTTACCCGCCAgtaagtctcgcattgccagacctaccatcacagcactgcggaggagggtctggtatTGCATCTATCAGGCCAATATAATATTGCAGTCCATGTATTGATATGTTGTCACTAGGCCAACTTTGTATTCACCAGtgtgtcagaaatttggggCCAAATCtgttaaaatgttatttcattATGTGATTGTTTTTACCAGAGGCACAGCAGTTAAATCTTCTAGTAATTAAATTGTCAATCCTCTACAAATACTGTATAGCAAATTCATCAGATTATGTGCAAATAAAATACTCATACCACTAATGCCGCTAAGCAGTGGCATTCACAAGCATTTGTTGATACTCAGAAAGTTGACTAAACCTTGCAGATTTTTGCAGACAATCACAGTGgtaatatatatttgtatgtatatattgtgaTGAATAGCCCTTCACAATTAAATAGGACACCATTTACTTCCTAACTTTCTATAAAAACCTACTATCTTGCACCCTGTTAAAACAGCAATCAGCATGTGTCCCAacaaataaatctttaaaattgttatttaacattttttaagaatgtGTAAGTGCAGACACAAAAATCACACAAGATATTTACATTCTCACAATACAGGTAGGTAAGGtaacaacatttttttcacCACAGGCACCAAAAGTACAAATTCATTACATTCAATACTAGAGTGTCATACTTAACATCTTATTTGTGCCGAATGTCTCACAAGAAATGCTTTGAATGCCATCAAAAGTCTAGAGGTGTTTAGATGCCGTGTCTAAAAGGTAACCCAACATTTGCGAAACCTTCGCTAGATGGTTTAGGTTAGGCATTGACTTCGAATGTTGAGGTTAGGCATTGAGCTTAAAttgttaaggttaaggttaaggtcgTCTCGTGAGAGTTTTCGCAAATCTAGGGTTACCATCTAGATACATCCTAGAGTCCACTGACTTCCTTGATAGGGATAAATCAATGCAAATGGCTGCTTAAACAgctgttttaaaatgaactgaaaattgtgacaaaaatgtttttacatagTTATGACAGATTTTTGGTTTCACTGTATAGTaggaaattatgaattataCGCCCGAGTCGTGAGTAGCACTGGGTTTTGAAGAGTATTTAAAGTTGGCATCAAATGGTTGGACTGAATCTTGGGCTTGTTTACTTATTGTTcgatcatttttttttctgttctaaaTCAGGAAACTTCAGAATATATTTCTATGTAGGCAAAATTCATTGCAGTAAGCAGTTTTGGCATATGTGGCAAaaagaataaacaaataaaataaatcagtaCCAAAACTCAGCTATTGTTTCAGCTTTgatatgcaaaacattttttaaactatacgCAGCCGTAGCTGTGAGGCTATAAGCGAAACAAACTGACATGACCTCCTGATGTTTTTACGCTGTGGCTCATTCCTAAATTAGGCTTGTAAATGACTTTGGACTTCTGATTGCTAGTCTCACTTTGGATCCTGGTTCTGAGCTAGTGAATTCCCAGATTTTTCAAGCAGAACTTAAAATTTTAGAAGGCTGtatcaaactacatttaatGGATTCAAAATGAATTCAGatttaaataaatgctatcacACCTGTAGTGTGCAATTGCATCTAGTTATAAACCGGCTTTTTGAACAAGGTTTCCAGATGGTCGGTCTGTCAGAAAATCACAGGAAGACAAATTCTGTCCGAATGTATAATAGATAATAGCACTCACTCAAAGTGAGTAGCAGTATTCAGTGAGGAGATGTGAACTGACTCTTCAAAAAGGGGTCAAATCAGGGCCAGAAAAAGGCGCTTCGCTGATGCACTGATGCATGTTTAAACACATCACGAAGCCATACCCAAAAGTGAGACATTAAGCCTTTTCACTAGAGAGGTCACGGCCTCACTGCTGGATGCAGTGACATACCACGGCAGAATGAGTTATGATCCCAAAGAAGAAGGGTGTGAGTACAGTTAGAGACTTAACGGTTGTTAGAAAACTCTTAGCAACCATTTCTGGCGCCATCTTGGAGGTCCTCTGTAGAAAGGGCTTATTATTTGATTATTGTAGTGTTTGTAAGTTTACTATTTTTAATAAGCATTGAGACTAACTTAGTCTAACAATTCATATCCTAACTCTTGTGACTCTAACAAGTCTCATATAATAGTATTTCACCTCAGCAAGTCTCGTGTGACACCCAACTGTCACATAGGTTAAAATGCTTGAGGCCTGCAGCTATTTAGGATAAGTGGCAAAAGTATGATGATTTTTTTAGTGGACaatttttgatgatttttgtGGACACTTTTTCAAGATTAAAGCTGTCTGCTTATGACGAGTGTCAATTTCTTTTAGTGCTAGCTGGCTgagccatctttttttttcctacaacgGCAGCAGTGGCAGTGATAAAATCTGCTGTTGAAGCGCTCCATTAACAGTTAAGTTGATCATCATATATCACACTGCTACTGTCAACATACATTAGGGATTTTCTATTAGATTTAACAATGATTTATGACTCAGCTAGAGTCTCATAATTTGCCAATAAGGAAAAACTGATGATAAATTAGGAGAagcaaacaaaatgtatttcaaaatgCCCAGTCTCCACCACAATCACCACAATTGTTTTTGTCTGAGATTTTGCTAAGTACTTACTCTCTACACTCCAGATGAAGTTCTTGAGGCTATTTTCTACTTACGTAGCAGGTTTCCACTAAAAACGACATTGGCTCTCTGTGGCTGTATGTCTATATACAGCCTTACTTCGAACAATGTACGTTTTGCTTCCTTGAAATTACACTGATTAAGTTTTGTTAAGTGCAACTCTATTCTGCTCATGAAGGTGTTTATGTTCCCAGCATGTAAGAGAAACAACACGTTGAAGAGAGTTTCCCCAAAAAAGATTTATCAGAACCTGGGTGCAAAGGTTCTAATGAACAGGACAGGAACAATAGTACAATGCCATTGTACAGATTGATGAGCTAAGGACCTCCAATATGGCCGCTAGAGTCTACCATGTCACTTAtagctttttgtaaaattcaCTCAGAAGTTATTTCAtgaatgcatgttttttttgtttttttccttttacagTTTAATATCTTTGCTatacacattttcaaaatcGGCTCCTGTTAAAGATGTAATAGACACCACCAACAGTAGAGATTCAAAGTATGTTAAAATTCCTTTTGAACCAAATAGTCAGTTCACACAGACATATTCACAGTATCACGTTTTATCTAAGCTTTAGACTCAGTAACATATACttagagcagataatacatgTTTTGTGGCCAATGCAGGCCCTCTTTTGTTTTTCCCATTTACTTAATAGTTAACTGCACAAGACATAGagagataaaaaaatacaataacagCAGAACACTATCTGAGATTTACATGGCACATTCATAATAGGCTCAGGAGATATTCATGatttaattaatattaaattaagCATCATTACACCCTTTTTATGTACATGTTTACAGAGCAGATTTTAGAATAAATGCCTGGATAACAGTTATTTGTAAGTGGATGGCTCACAATCAAAATCAtagttttcttctctcctctgcacAAAAAGTTTTTTAAGCCTGATTTAGAATAATAATGCAGTTATGATTCTGGATCTCACTTTCACTTGTTTTGAAGTTTCACCATCTGTAGTCAtcgcttttttctttgtttgaaacTGAATTTGCCATTCagttaattaaaagaaaaaactttaGACAAACTGAAGGGAAAAAAACTTTCTAAAAACACGGTTTCTTTGTCAGAGGAAGCTGAGACATTCGGCCTGAATTTTGAGAAACACCAGCCTCAAAAGTGCTACTGGAATGAGAGGCTGCCTATGGTCTCCAACATTTCAGTAATTATACCAAAGTATAATTAACTCCTTCATAAGTATAATAAGTCTTGTGCTTTCCATGCCTCATGTGCTGTGGTTTGTGAATGCTACTCaataacatttattaaaatggcAGATGCCACTTTATCCCATAATACGACAGGGAACGACAGggacatatttgacatttttagaaAGTCTGAAAATCTAAAACCCATTTAGTAACTTGGGCTCTTTTTAGTCAAACAGCAGCTGGCCAAACTGTCTCCATAGACTGGTACGTTTCTACATATTTTCCTCACAAGTTTAGTTTGTAAAGAATTGATAAAATAGTCAAGTTAATTTCAACTATTCAatagtaattatattatattgcaatATAAGTGACCTAAATAGGTGTAAAAAATTTACTTTGCAACCCTCAGACCCATAAAAGACAGAGGCTGCGTTCATATCAGCTAAAGCGTTTTTCCGCAGGGTGGTGTGGCGGTGTGGGAGTGCCAAGTACataagtagactttatatttcacaattaaagTTTTCCAACAGGTCGTTTATAGATCTTGATGTTTCTGACTGCACTTGAAGACAGCTttatttcacggagaaagagagagagaaaagagacggCTTTGCTTTCTTGTTACAAGGAAACAGTCAGCAGTTACACAAACTCCAGTTCAGTGTTGtgtttcaggttttttttttaccctcagtgctttcttgtggcagcgatggaggcagtgatgtttcctgtttactgtacgggactctcacaccgcctaaAAATCAAGTGACAAGTCTGATCTCCTTGATACAGCATCCGCCCCGTACAGTTTTGTTCTCTGAAATATAACTACATATAATGCTTTTGAGCTGTACAACCATGGTCACTGGGACCTGAAAGGTTGTTATTTCAACTTCTGTCACTGTGCTGAAGTCTTTGATGGATGTTGGACCTCTTTACCTTTGAAGCCTGGTTTAAAAGCTATTTTATAGGCCAACAGAGGTTTTCCTTTTTAAGAACTGTAAGTACTTTAAGTACTTCTAAATCTCAATAGAAGTGAATAATACACAAATACAGCGTAGACTTTCCATCTACAGTAATGTTCCAATCTATAAGgtcattaaattaaaaattatttttgtctAGGTGACTTTACTTTTTAAATCTGCTCTGCAAACATCACAGTACATTTATGTTTGATGCATctttatacatttatacatacAGTTTTATAAGGAGTGTCATGGAGCATGACAGTAGCCGGTTATCAATGCAGTATCCTAATTGATAAGTAATGCACCTCCAATAAGAATGTTTTCTCTTTTGATGATAACTCAAGTCTCTCCCCCCCACttcctgggtagctcacctggtagagcatccatgtatagaggtttactccttgacgcagcggctgcgggttcAACTctgccctgcggccctttgctgcatgtcattccccctctctctcccctttcatgtctttggctgtcctaaataaataaaggcctaaaatcccccaatttttttttttttaaatgtatccaTGTGTCTCCTCAAATAGACACTGCAGTCACACCCCCACTGCTGCAAGATGCCTTCTCCATGTCCTCCATGACCAGATCCTGTTCAGTAACGTGGTTGAGTCGCCTGGAAGGGTTCTTATCTAGGCTGTTAAGAGAAATGGGCTCCAGGGACGTTTGAGCATTATTAGCTGGGAGCACAGAGTTTCCCTGCAGCCTGTGCGAGTAGGTTTTCCTCCGCTGTCCATCCCCCGTGCACAGGCTGAACTTGAACACAGTTTGAAATCCTCTGCGGAAATTCTCATTGAAGAAACCGTAGATGATGGGGTTGATGCTGCTGTTGAAGAAGGCTAGCCAGTGGGCAAAGgggtaaatgtaaatgttgatGAGTCTGTACTGCTGCTCAGTCAGGCTGGCATAGTCGCTCAACATCATGAGGGTCCACAAAGGTAGCCAGGAAAGGATGAAAAGCAAAGCAACTATTAGAAGCATTTTaatcaccctttgctttttcttTGACACGGTGTGACGGTTGTCTTTGCCCGGCTTTCCTCCCGTTGGAACCGCTGTTTTGAAAAGCGTAATGCCAATCCGGCCGTACATAATCACGATGAGGGAAAGAGGAGCAAGATAGATATTTGCAAACAGGACAGTGGTGTAAATCTTCCTCATCTCCTGGTTTGGCCAATTCTCCCTGCACCAATAAAACGGGCTTGTTTTGTTGTCATAGCCCAGTAACACCCGAATGGTTTGCTCCTTGGACACTTGTAGCATCACCCCAGAGGGACACATAATGGATATGGCCAGAACCCAGATAATGACTATTATCAAAGAGGCTGTGGATATGGTCAGCTTTTGCTTGAATGGGTAGACAATGCATCTGAATctgcaataaaaataaagactGGATCAGGAAAATGGATGCAGACATTAAACCTGCTTTTAAAAATACCTTTTCCATCAAAAATAGAGTGACAGCTAAGAACATTTACTTAAAATGGGACAACATTGTATGATTAGAATTACTGTATTTCATGAAGTGAAAAATCCAGGCTTTTTTCACATGGAGGGGCTGTTGTCAGGAAACTCAGGGTCATTAGTATAAGGGATATATATGCTAGTcagtagtgatgcaccgaaatgaaaattctggGCCGAAACTGAAAATTCAGGGTGCACTGTgccaaaaacaattttaaacccattttaatatatatttgtattaatattatactttttaattGATTTCATGAATTTAATGAATCTgaatttaaaaactacaaaccAATAAATGGATCAGACTTTTAATGAAAGTAACACACAAAAATTTGacaatatattgtatataaaacactattaaatatattattcttCATTCAGTTCTGTAACAATCAAATGTAACAGATTTTTTGATTTACTCTGCATATTGAATTGGATGTCATGTTTTCAGGTGGTGTATCAAACCTGACGTGGAATCTTTGAAGTAATTCCACACCGCTGACATGATCGGCCTTTGCTGGGTAGCACCATGATAACGGCTAGATCAACTGAGAGGGAAATCTGAGCACTGAGGGGAGGGGCGGGGTGGAGAGGCATATATTTCCGGCTCATATTTTCGGCCGTTTTTCTCTTTTGGCCAAAAACCAAAAATGCCATTTTTCGGCACATCTACTGGTcagtttttattaaataacaaagaacaaagtgaaaacaaatgcacaagcaAAATGTGATTTAGCTTTGGAATTACAAatactctctctcactctgtggTGGACTAATGTTCAGTATTAATAAagaacattgggcctcattcaccaatatcttcctaagttttctattaaatatgttcttaagaaggttcctaagaaaagtctacgccggattcatgacgtgttcttaaacagcagaattgttcgcatctgtgttcttaggattgatgaatcccacatcttcgtaactgaaagcgcgtgccagttgttcctaattagcataagaaaacgccccgcaaattcccatataaggacctgacacttcctgtgcacctcctgggagactggttttcggagattgtcggattgtcgcggtggaggaagtactgaatctcagtacttaaatgaaagtacaaataaccagagacatatttactttagtaaaattagaaggtgtccactaccacaaacaaggcctggctttaaaaaaaaagttccgtcttacg
It encodes the following:
- the npffr2a gene encoding neuropeptide FF receptor 2a; protein product: MNEGLENNLTQLHDNWTFYNSSVEYVIPRSNITYVGFYLHQPSTAAIFIVSYLLIFLVCMVGNGVVCFIVIRSKNMRTVTNLFILNLAVSDLLVGIFCMPTTLLDNIITGWPFGSLVCKMSGMVQGISVSASVFTLVAIAVDRFRCIVYPFKQKLTISTASLIIVIIWVLAISIMCPSGVMLQVSKEQTIRVLLGYDNKTSPFYWCRENWPNQEMRKIYTTVLFANIYLAPLSLIVIMYGRIGITLFKTAVPTGGKPGKDNRHTVSKKKQRVIKMLLIVALLFILSWLPLWTLMMLSDYASLTEQQYRLINIYIYPFAHWLAFFNSSINPIIYGFFNENFRRGFQTVFKFSLCTGDGQRRKTYSHRLQGNSVLPANNAQTSLEPISLNSLDKNPSRRLNHVTEQDLVMEDMEKASCSSGGVTAVSI